In the Mastacembelus armatus chromosome 17, fMasArm1.2, whole genome shotgun sequence genome, one interval contains:
- the LOC113134397 gene encoding GTPase IMAP family member 9-like — protein sequence MVSCSSGQCHSRQHISSPLSNANMASKPSRNDPPRYNDEVIRIVMVGKTGVGKSTTGNTILGKQHFESVFSPDSVTTRCKKGVSEVDGQRVAVIDTPGLFDTEITEENTNRNIARCISYASPGPHIFLVIIRLGRYTDEEKQTVQKIQKIFGEDADKYSMVLFTHGDQLKGKPIKEFLERSEELQELVARCNNQYHVFNNECEDRSQVKELLQKIGKINENNGGTHYTTEMFQRAERAIEEEKQRILKEKEEEMRQKVEEMKIKIEEKYEKLMKEVKADRDRQNELRAVREREMQMEIEKYKIMQGEMARQQAEKMPKPMLIPIPCSLL from the exons ATGGTTAGTTGCAGTTCAGGGCAGTGTCACTCTAGACAGcacatctcctctcctctctctaaCGCAAACATGGCCAGCAAACCCTCCAGAAATG ATCCACCCAGATACAACGATGAGGTGATCAGGATTGTGATGGTGGGGAAGACTGGAGTGGGAAAGAGCACCACAGGGAACACCATCCTGGGAAAACAGCACTTTGAATCAGTCTTCTCCCCTGACTCTGTGACCACACGCTGTAAAAAGGGCGTCTCTGAGGTGGACGGACAACGGGTTGCTGTCATCGACACTCCGGGCCTGTTTGACACCGAGATCACTGAAGAAAACACCAATAGAAATATTGCTCGGTGCATTTCTTATGCTTCTCCTGGACCCCACATCTTCCTGGTCATCATCAGACTGGGCAGATACACGGATGAAGAAAAGCAGACGGTGCAGAAGATTCAGAAAATCTTTGGTGAGGATGCAGACAAATACAGCATGGTTCTCTTCACCCATGGTGACCAGCTCAAAGGGAAACCTATTAAGGAGTTCTTGGAGCGAAGTGAAGAATTGCAGGAACTCGTGGCCAGATGTAACAACCAGTACCACGTCTTCAACAATGAGTGTGAGGATCGTTCTCAAGTCAAGGAGCTGCTCCAGAAGATTGGAAAGATCAATGAGAACAACGGAGGAACCCACTACACCACTGAAATGTTCCAGAGAGCAGAGAGGGCTattgaggaggagaaacagagaatcctgaaagaaaaagaagaggaaatgcGCCAAAAGGTGGAGGAGATGAAGATCAAAATAGAGGAAAAGTATGAAAAATTGATGAAGGAAGTGAAAGCTGACAGGGACAGGCAGAATGAGTTAAGGGCAGTTCGTGAAAGGGAAATGCAAatggaaatagaaaaatataaaataatgcagGGAGAGATGGCCAGACAACAGGCTGAGAAAATGCCCAAGCCCATGCTCATACCCATTCCATGTAGCTTATTGTGA